In a single window of the Pedococcus dokdonensis genome:
- a CDS encoding DegV family protein, giving the protein MSVAIVTDSTAYLPASVVDAHSIQVVPLHVIVGGTEFSEGVDITTAEVAAALRSFKPVSTSRPSPQSFLDAYEKAAAGGADGIVSVHISADMSSTVESAHLAAQQSPVPVRVVDSRSLGMAMGYAVVSAAELASRGGTADDVAAQARSRSEASTVVFYVDTLEHLRRGGRIGSASAFLGSALAIKPILGLVDGHIRPLEKVRTSSRALARLEELAASAIEKADAGVDIAVHHLDSQARADDLAARLTDRLAAGDGEVRVVELGAVVGAHVGPGTLAVAVSPRPAP; this is encoded by the coding sequence GTGAGCGTCGCGATCGTCACTGACTCCACGGCATACCTGCCGGCGTCGGTCGTCGACGCCCACTCGATCCAGGTCGTGCCGCTGCACGTCATCGTCGGCGGCACGGAGTTCAGCGAAGGCGTCGACATCACCACCGCCGAGGTGGCGGCGGCGCTGCGGTCGTTCAAGCCGGTGTCCACGTCGCGGCCCTCGCCGCAGTCGTTCCTCGACGCCTACGAGAAGGCTGCCGCCGGGGGAGCGGACGGCATCGTCTCGGTGCACATCTCGGCCGACATGTCCTCCACCGTCGAGTCCGCGCACCTCGCGGCGCAGCAGTCACCGGTGCCGGTGCGCGTGGTCGACTCGCGTTCGCTCGGCATGGCGATGGGGTATGCCGTGGTGTCGGCGGCGGAGCTCGCAAGCCGAGGTGGGACGGCGGATGACGTTGCAGCGCAAGCGCGTTCGCGGTCCGAGGCGTCCACCGTCGTGTTCTACGTCGACACCCTCGAGCACCTGCGCCGCGGTGGTCGGATCGGCTCGGCGTCGGCGTTCCTCGGCTCGGCCCTGGCGATCAAGCCGATCCTCGGCCTGGTGGACGGTCACATCCGCCCCCTCGAGAAGGTGCGCACCTCGTCGCGTGCCCTCGCGCGGCTGGAGGAGCTGGCCGCGTCGGCGATCGAGAAGGCCGACGCCGGGGTCGACATCGCCGTGCACCACCTCGACTCCCAGGCGCGCGCCGACGACCTCGCCGCGCGGCTGACCGATCGGCTCGCAGCCGGCGACGGGGAGGTGCGGGTCGTCGAGCTCGGGGCGGTCGTCGGGGCGCACGTCGGTCCGGGCACCCTCGCCGTGGCCGTGTCGCCGCGGCCGGCCCCGTGA